A genomic stretch from Balnearium lithotrophicum includes:
- a CDS encoding helix-turn-helix domain-containing protein, which yields MKQLKKFKGASLHISNTPFKKTIKRGTKIKTKLDLTKDPNVRKRLKWIQHYEKHQNARLTCRYFGISPTTFYKWKNRYKKYGLEGLKDRNKRPHRVRQPQIEPELEFLIITVREKFPTWSKEKISVFIEKYLDIKVSPSTIYRVLKRNNLIERTRKLTWNFKKRKQIGKKNRTRRGLRADKPGTVLIDVKYLYWCGKTFYQFSAIDKFTRIGFAKVYSTKSSRSGKRFFQELEK from the coding sequence ATGAAACAATTAAAGAAATTCAAAGGTGCATCCCTGCACATATCAAATACACCCTTCAAAAAAACAATCAAAAGAGGAACGAAAATCAAAACCAAACTCGACCTAACAAAAGACCCAAACGTGAGAAAAAGACTTAAATGGATTCAACACTACGAAAAACACCAAAATGCAAGACTAACCTGCAGATACTTCGGAATAAGTCCAACTACCTTCTACAAGTGGAAAAATAGATACAAAAAGTACGGTTTAGAAGGCCTCAAAGACAGAAACAAAAGACCTCACAGAGTAAGACAACCTCAGATAGAACCAGAACTTGAATTCCTCATAATCACAGTAAGAGAAAAATTCCCTACCTGGAGCAAAGAAAAAATATCAGTCTTTATAGAAAAATACCTCGACATAAAAGTCTCTCCTTCAACCATCTACAGAGTTTTAAAGAGAAACAATCTGATAGAAAGAACCAGAAAACTCACATGGAACTTTAAGAAAAGAAAACAAATAGGGAAAAAGAACCGCACCAGAAGAGGACTTAGAGCCGATAAACCCGGAACAGTCCTCATAGATGTCAAATACCTCTACTGGTGCGGAAAAACCTTCTACCAGTTTTCAGCAATAGATAAATTCACCAGAATAGGCTTTGCAAAGGTTTATTCTACAAAAAGCAGCAGGAGTGGGAAACGATTTTTCCAAGAACTTGAAAAG
- the lpxC gene encoding UDP-3-O-acyl-N-acetylglucosamine deacetylase, protein MQVYQRTISKEVKFSGIGLHTGRKVNVKLSPAPADTGIVFIRTDIKGSPSIKASPVYLSKLFYATNLSNGEISVQTVEHLMAALSAFGIDNLFVFLDSEEIPILDGSSAPYILLFEETGIRELKKKRKYAFLRKEVLIEFENKRIYAEPNNKLVIDNTISFNHSYKKVQYQRITYTHSIENFKKIAKARTFCFYNEVEKLRAAGLAKGGSLENAIVIDNNGIINEGGLRIENEFVAHKTLDLIGDLYILGYPLLAKITAYKTGHALNASLVKRIYSEKLYELVELEEETLKNRGFLLGKEGAFATD, encoded by the coding sequence ATGCAGGTTTATCAGAGGACGATTTCTAAAGAGGTCAAGTTCAGCGGAATTGGTCTTCATACGGGAAGGAAAGTAAACGTAAAACTCTCACCTGCTCCAGCAGATACAGGAATTGTTTTTATTAGAACAGATATAAAAGGTTCTCCCTCTATTAAAGCATCGCCTGTGTACCTCTCAAAACTCTTCTATGCCACAAACTTATCAAACGGGGAGATTAGTGTTCAAACCGTTGAGCACCTTATGGCTGCACTTTCTGCCTTTGGAATAGACAACCTATTTGTGTTTTTGGATTCTGAGGAAATTCCAATTTTGGATGGGAGCTCCGCACCTTACATTCTCCTCTTTGAGGAAACTGGAATTAGGGAGCTTAAAAAGAAGAGAAAGTATGCTTTCCTAAGAAAGGAAGTTTTAATTGAATTTGAGAACAAGAGAATTTACGCAGAACCGAACAATAAACTCGTAATAGACAATACAATTTCCTTTAACCACTCCTATAAGAAGGTACAGTATCAAAGAATTACATATACCCACAGCATTGAGAACTTCAAAAAGATTGCAAAAGCAAGGACGTTCTGTTTTTACAATGAGGTAGAAAAACTTAGGGCTGCGGGTTTGGCTAAGGGAGGTAGTTTAGAGAATGCTATTGTAATAGACAACAATGGGATTATTAATGAAGGGGGATTAAGAATAGAAAACGAATTCGTTGCCCACAAAACTCTTGATTTAATAGGGGATTTATACATTTTAGGTTATCCCCTACTTGCAAAAATAACAGCCTATAAAACGGGACATGCTCTAAATGCCTCCCTAGTAAAGAGAATTTATAGCGAGAAACTCTATGAACTCGTTGAGCTTGAGGAGGAAACTCTTAAAAATAGAGGTTTTCTACTTGGAAAAGAGGGAGCTTTCGCAACTGATTGA
- a CDS encoding radical SAM protein, whose protein sequence is MSELTLVRECQHLVYKKGNLKILLVYPGAENVGFSSLSLHRIYSLLNSIEGISCDLIFEEMESSYFLELNPKEFDVIAFTVTYENHLFKIVELLLNWEIEPLREKRKNSPLIIGGGIGLYYNPVPFLPILDAVYLGEAEGRIEEVFQSLVEKPSIESLEKFDNVVLSENYTFSYDGLKVVSISGERRKIYRSPIFRITPSHSCFISESTTFNEMFLIELNRGCVEKCRFCVASYMGLPYREKDISVVEREIEIASKYVSRVGLIGAGVTDYSRMEELYKVLKKCSMRASFSSMKASSTSPFIFEILKESGQKTVTLAPEAGSEELRFSINKKVKDERYFEFAEKCLESGAENLKLYFLIGLPGETDEDIEKIPEMAGKFVKIATPFWKEKGKRGEVHLSINPVIAKPFTPFQWYGLNSKGTIEKKLKKISKLVRKLPGVSLTYEKPKEVVLQAIISRGDTRIGKAAVKSVKERAPFRRVIKEMGLPFEELYTREREKEEVFPWDFIESGIDKEYLWREYRNTYERKATPACFPGCKVCGLCK, encoded by the coding sequence ATGTCAGAGTTAACCCTTGTCCGTGAATGTCAACACCTTGTCTACAAAAAGGGAAATTTAAAGATTTTACTTGTATATCCAGGAGCTGAAAACGTTGGATTTTCAAGCCTTTCCCTCCACAGAATCTATTCCCTCTTAAATTCAATAGAGGGTATAAGCTGCGACCTTATTTTTGAAGAAATGGAAAGTTCCTACTTTTTAGAACTTAATCCTAAAGAGTTTGACGTAATTGCCTTTACAGTAACGTATGAAAATCACCTTTTTAAGATTGTGGAGCTCCTCTTAAACTGGGAAATTGAGCCATTAAGGGAAAAAAGAAAAAATTCCCCTTTGATAATAGGTGGAGGAATAGGCCTTTACTACAACCCAGTCCCCTTCTTGCCCATTTTAGACGCAGTTTACTTGGGAGAAGCTGAGGGACGTATAGAGGAAGTTTTTCAATCTTTAGTAGAAAAACCTTCTATTGAGAGTTTAGAGAAATTTGATAATGTAGTATTGAGTGAGAATTATACGTTCAGCTACGATGGCCTAAAGGTTGTTTCAATTTCAGGAGAGAGGAGAAAAATTTATCGTTCTCCAATTTTTAGGATTACACCTTCCCACTCGTGTTTTATATCAGAAAGTACAACATTCAACGAGATGTTTCTGATAGAGCTCAACAGGGGATGCGTAGAAAAGTGCAGATTCTGTGTTGCCTCCTATATGGGACTTCCCTACAGGGAAAAGGATATTAGTGTTGTTGAGAGGGAAATAGAGATTGCTTCAAAATACGTTAGTAGAGTTGGTTTAATAGGTGCTGGAGTTACAGACTATTCAAGAATGGAGGAGCTCTATAAGGTACTGAAAAAGTGCAGTATGAGAGCCTCTTTTTCATCTATGAAAGCCTCATCAACATCTCCATTTATATTTGAAATACTCAAGGAATCGGGACAAAAGACAGTAACCCTTGCTCCTGAGGCCGGTTCTGAGGAACTTCGATTTTCAATTAATAAAAAGGTTAAGGATGAGAGGTACTTTGAGTTTGCGGAAAAGTGCTTGGAGAGCGGGGCTGAGAATTTAAAGCTCTACTTTTTAATAGGTCTTCCAGGAGAAACGGATGAGGATATCGAAAAAATTCCCGAAATGGCAGGGAAGTTTGTGAAAATAGCTACTCCCTTTTGGAAGGAAAAAGGAAAAAGGGGAGAGGTTCATCTAAGTATTAATCCAGTAATTGCAAAGCCCTTCACCCCCTTTCAGTGGTACGGATTGAACAGTAAGGGAACTATAGAAAAGAAGTTAAAGAAGATTTCAAAGTTGGTTAGAAAACTACCTGGAGTTTCACTGACTTACGAGAAACCAAAGGAAGTAGTTCTCCAAGCAATTATTTCAAGGGGAGATACAAGAATTGGTAAGGCAGCAGTTAAGAGCGTAAAGGAGAGAGCTCCCTTTAGAAGAGTAATAAAGGAAATGGGGCTGCCGTTTGAGGAGCTCTACACCAGGGAAAGGGAAAAGGAAGAAGTATTTCCCTGGGACTTCATAGAGAGTGGAATTGACAAAGAGTATCTCTGGAGGGAGTATCGAAATACTTATGAAAGAAAAGCAACTCCAGCCTGTTTCCCCGGTTGTAAAGTGTGCGGTCTCTGTAAGTAG
- a CDS encoding Hsp20/alpha crystallin family protein, with the protein MFGGFFGRGRRGFDPFEDMFRHFQEIERMMSEMMRGFGGFGREFPGFEAGFEPKIEMYETPDELVVKAEMPGLDKDSIDVKVRGNYLIIRGVKKQEQKEEKDNVFFSETFYGEFQRVIPLPVEVKEEGIEAYYDKGVLEIRLPKAEAARKEVKIIVKEPEEKKKEDKGDENKEK; encoded by the coding sequence ATGTTTGGAGGATTCTTTGGAAGAGGTAGGAGAGGGTTTGACCCCTTTGAGGATATGTTCAGACACTTCCAAGAGATTGAGAGAATGATGTCTGAAATGATGAGGGGATTTGGAGGATTCGGAAGGGAGTTTCCCGGATTTGAAGCAGGTTTTGAACCAAAAATTGAAATGTACGAAACGCCGGATGAGTTAGTAGTAAAGGCTGAAATGCCCGGCCTTGATAAAGACAGCATTGATGTAAAGGTTAGAGGGAACTACTTAATTATCCGTGGTGTCAAAAAGCAGGAGCAGAAGGAAGAAAAGGACAACGTGTTCTTCAGTGAAACTTTCTATGGAGAGTTCCAAAGAGTAATTCCGTTACCTGTTGAGGTAAAAGAGGAAGGAATTGAGGCCTACTACGATAAGGGAGTTCTTGAAATAAGGCTTCCAAAGGCTGAAGCAGCAAGGAAGGAAGTTAAGATTATCGTTAAAGAGCCGGAAGAGAAGAAGAAAGAGGATAAAGGAGATGAAAATAAGGAGAAGTAA
- the polX gene encoding DNA polymerase/3'-5' exonuclease PolX → MKNKELADIFDKWADILEFMGDNPYHIRAYRNAARLIRDLSEDIEVLAKEGKLSQLPGIGQRLQAKILEFLRTGKIEEFEKLKQQVPDTVFTLLDIPGVGPKTVKLLYDKLGIRSIEDLKRAIERGDLLKLPGFGVKKVEKIKKGIELLESSGGRILLGVAVFIADKIIDQLKEHSAVERISVCGSTRRMKETVGDIDILATGKNLEIIDAFVNLPNVKEILWKGTKKATVIVEEGEQVDLRVIEPESYGAALQYFTGSKAHNIHLRTICLKLGLKLNEYGLFKGNEKIAGRTEEEIYSALGMDTPPPEIREDTGEIEAALEHRLPKLVDYSEIKGDLHIHSNWSDGASTIEDYVKKAIEMGYRYIAITDHSKSLKVANGLSEEDLERRNYEIDKINEKYKGKIRVLKGAEVDILPDGSLDYPNEILKELDFVVAAIHSRFSQDNTERIIRAMNNPYVNAIAHPTGRIIGQRDGYPLDIEKIMKTAAETGTALEVNSYYNRLDLRDAHCRLAVKFGAKLVISTDSHHTDHMWMIKLGVGTARRGWVEKKDVVNAGGLREIKKFVKEKRKKFGVK, encoded by the coding sequence GTGAAGAACAAGGAATTAGCAGACATTTTTGATAAGTGGGCCGACATTCTTGAATTTATGGGGGATAATCCTTACCATATAAGGGCTTACAGGAATGCAGCAAGGCTAATTAGGGACTTATCAGAGGATATTGAAGTACTTGCAAAGGAAGGAAAGCTCTCTCAGCTTCCGGGAATAGGCCAGAGGTTACAGGCAAAAATCCTTGAGTTTCTCAGGACAGGAAAGATAGAGGAATTTGAAAAGTTAAAACAGCAGGTTCCGGATACCGTATTCACACTACTGGATATTCCTGGAGTTGGTCCTAAAACGGTTAAGCTTCTCTACGATAAATTGGGAATTAGGAGTATTGAGGATTTAAAGAGGGCAATAGAAAGGGGGGATTTACTGAAACTTCCCGGTTTTGGAGTGAAAAAGGTTGAGAAGATTAAAAAGGGAATAGAGCTCCTTGAAAGTAGTGGTGGAAGAATTCTCTTAGGGGTTGCAGTATTCATTGCAGACAAAATCATAGACCAGTTAAAGGAGCATTCGGCCGTTGAGAGGATTTCGGTCTGTGGTTCAACAAGGAGAATGAAGGAGACGGTAGGTGATATAGACATTCTTGCGACGGGAAAGAACTTAGAAATAATAGATGCCTTCGTTAACCTTCCAAATGTTAAAGAGATTCTCTGGAAGGGAACAAAGAAGGCCACGGTTATTGTTGAGGAGGGAGAGCAGGTTGATTTAAGGGTGATAGAACCCGAATCGTACGGAGCAGCACTCCAGTACTTTACAGGCTCAAAAGCTCACAACATTCACTTAAGGACAATTTGTTTAAAGTTGGGGTTGAAACTGAACGAGTATGGTCTTTTTAAAGGGAATGAAAAGATTGCTGGAAGGACGGAAGAGGAAATATACAGCGCTTTAGGAATGGATACTCCACCACCTGAAATAAGGGAGGATACCGGAGAAATTGAAGCAGCCTTAGAGCACAGACTCCCAAAACTTGTTGATTACAGTGAGATAAAGGGAGACCTTCACATTCACTCAAACTGGTCTGATGGTGCATCAACCATTGAGGACTACGTTAAAAAGGCAATTGAGATGGGATACAGATACATAGCAATAACGGACCACTCAAAGAGTCTAAAGGTTGCCAACGGGCTTTCAGAGGAGGATTTGGAGAGGAGGAACTACGAGATAGACAAAATAAACGAGAAGTACAAGGGAAAGATAAGAGTTTTAAAGGGTGCAGAGGTTGATATACTCCCCGACGGTTCGTTGGACTATCCCAACGAGATTTTAAAGGAATTGGATTTTGTAGTTGCAGCCATCCACTCAAGGTTCTCTCAGGATAATACAGAGAGAATAATAAGGGCAATGAACAACCCTTACGTCAATGCGATAGCCCATCCTACGGGTAGGATAATAGGCCAGAGGGACGGCTATCCCTTAGACATTGAGAAAATAATGAAAACGGCGGCAGAAACGGGAACTGCTCTTGAAGTTAACTCCTACTACAACAGACTTGACTTAAGGGATGCTCACTGTAGGTTGGCCGTAAAGTTTGGAGCAAAACTTGTAATAAGCACAGACTCCCACCATACAGACCACATGTGGATGATAAAGTTGGGAGTTGGAACTGCAAGGAGGGGATGGGTTGAGAAAAAGGACGTTGTCAATGCAGGGGGATTGAGAGAAATCAAAAAATTTGTAAAAGAAAAGAGGAAAAAGTTTGGAGTCAAATAG
- a CDS encoding PaaI family thioesterase, which translates to MSEGKLKRDNFCFVCGKENPRGMHLSFEKKEDCVTARFSLPNYYQGYENVIHGGIISLILDEAMAYLQSLEERFLTGKITVKFHSPLYADEEVEVKAWIESDRRKYKITKAVMKKLNGKTVAEAEALMFVLKESKE; encoded by the coding sequence ATGAGTGAAGGGAAATTAAAAAGGGACAACTTTTGTTTTGTCTGTGGAAAGGAAAATCCAAGGGGAATGCATCTCTCCTTTGAAAAGAAAGAAGACTGCGTAACTGCAAGATTTTCCCTTCCCAACTACTATCAGGGTTACGAAAACGTTATCCACGGTGGCATAATCTCACTCATTCTTGACGAGGCTATGGCCTACCTTCAATCCCTCGAAGAAAGGTTTTTAACGGGAAAAATAACTGTTAAATTCCACTCTCCCCTCTATGCGGATGAAGAGGTTGAGGTAAAAGCCTGGATTGAGTCGGACAGGAGGAAATACAAGATAACTAAGGCAGTTATGAAGAAATTGAACGGCAAAACCGTTGCAGAGGCAGAAGCCCTCATGTTTGTTTTGAAGGAGAGTAAGGAATGA
- a CDS encoding YggS family pyridoxal phosphate-dependent enzyme — protein sequence MIRENFEKIKEKIEKSCLRVGRSPEEVKILAATKTRTPDEIREAYEAGVRLFGENRVQEAREKIPELKDLRDAEWHMIGHLQTNKVKYAVELFNWIETIDRRELVDEIVKRLEKKGLERIKGLIEVKLSPEESKHGCSPEKVEELLSYTLEFPQIEILGFMTVPPYLENLEEVRPYFRKLREIRDKMEEVFGRKFPELSMGMSHDFTVAVEEGATIVRIGTALFGERKY from the coding sequence ATGATTAGGGAAAATTTTGAAAAAATTAAGGAAAAAATTGAAAAAAGCTGTTTGAGAGTAGGAAGGAGTCCTGAGGAAGTTAAGATTCTTGCTGCTACAAAGACAAGAACCCCCGACGAAATTAGAGAGGCTTACGAAGCAGGAGTTAGACTTTTTGGGGAAAACAGAGTTCAGGAGGCAAGGGAGAAGATTCCTGAACTTAAGGACTTAAGAGATGCAGAGTGGCACATGATAGGCCATCTTCAAACAAACAAGGTAAAGTATGCAGTAGAGCTCTTTAACTGGATTGAAACGATAGATAGAAGGGAGCTTGTTGACGAAATCGTTAAAAGATTGGAGAAAAAGGGATTAGAGAGGATAAAGGGACTAATTGAAGTAAAACTCTCTCCTGAGGAGTCAAAGCACGGCTGTTCTCCAGAGAAGGTTGAGGAGCTCCTTTCCTACACTTTAGAGTTTCCACAGATAGAAATTTTAGGTTTTATGACAGTTCCTCCCTACCTTGAAAATTTGGAGGAGGTTAGACCTTACTTTAGGAAGTTAAGGGAAATTAGGGATAAGATGGAAGAAGTGTTTGGCAGGAAATTTCCGGAGCTCTCCATGGGAATGTCCCACGACTTTACAGTCGCAGTTGAAGAGGGAGCAACAATTGTTAGGATAGGAACGGCACTATTTGGAGAAAGGAAATACTAA
- a CDS encoding 3-dehydroquinate synthase II, protein MKKELIVYVKSPENKKVVTAALESGVSAILLDKPESKKVKSLAKVKTIAPDGDYKLGEEFVIVEIRGKEDEERAAELLKKGKKVIVKTTDWTIIPLENLLAQGDEVYAWVRNSKEAETAITILEKGVKGVVLDTEDVNEIKATGEAISLVGENVKLEVARIKRVKPIGMCDRVCIDTCSNMKRGEGALVGNSSAGMFLVHAETESNPYVAARPFRVNAGAVHMYVRLPGGRTKYLAEIESGDEIMIYNYKGEGRIAYVGRAKVERRPMLLIEAETEDGKKVSGILQNAETIRLTSPKGEPISVVDLKEGDEVLVYTEEPGRHFGMKVKETIVEK, encoded by the coding sequence ATGAAGAAAGAGTTAATAGTTTACGTTAAAAGTCCTGAGAATAAAAAGGTTGTAACCGCTGCACTTGAATCTGGAGTCAGTGCAATTCTCCTTGATAAGCCTGAAAGTAAGAAGGTTAAATCCCTTGCAAAAGTTAAAACGATTGCTCCAGATGGGGACTACAAGTTGGGAGAGGAGTTTGTAATTGTTGAGATAAGGGGAAAGGAGGATGAAGAGAGGGCTGCAGAGCTCCTTAAAAAGGGAAAGAAGGTTATAGTTAAGACTACGGACTGGACGATTATTCCCCTTGAAAACCTCTTAGCCCAGGGAGATGAGGTTTACGCCTGGGTTAGAAATTCTAAAGAGGCTGAAACTGCAATAACGATTTTGGAGAAGGGGGTTAAAGGAGTAGTCCTTGACACAGAGGATGTAAATGAAATTAAGGCTACCGGAGAAGCAATAAGTTTAGTAGGGGAGAACGTTAAGTTAGAAGTTGCAAGGATAAAGAGGGTTAAACCGATAGGAATGTGCGACAGGGTCTGTATAGACACCTGTTCAAACATGAAGAGGGGTGAGGGAGCTCTTGTTGGAAATTCCTCTGCAGGAATGTTCTTAGTTCACGCAGAAACGGAGTCAAATCCTTACGTTGCTGCAAGGCCTTTCAGGGTTAACGCAGGCGCAGTTCACATGTACGTAAGGCTTCCGGGAGGAAGAACCAAGTACTTGGCCGAAATAGAGAGCGGTGATGAAATTATGATTTACAACTACAAGGGAGAGGGAAGGATTGCCTATGTAGGTAGAGCAAAGGTTGAAAGGAGACCTATGCTCCTCATTGAGGCTGAAACTGAGGATGGAAAGAAAGTAAGTGGAATACTCCAAAATGCGGAAACCATAAGATTAACCTCCCCTAAAGGTGAACCGATTTCCGTTGTTGACCTAAAGGAGGGGGATGAAGTTTTGGTTTACACTGAGGAGCCGGGAAGACACTTTGGAATGAAGGTTAAGGAAACGATTGTTGAAAAGTAG
- the rfaD gene encoding ADP-glyceromanno-heptose 6-epimerase, with translation MRVLVTGGAGFVGSNLVLELQKRFPDWEVFVLDDFSSGYFKNLVDFRGETITGSITERETVERLKKYRFDVIFHQAANVDTTDTNQRRMMEVNCEAFKELLEVVRESKGRIVYASSAAVYGNTPPPMKVNEGLKPENVYGFSKLSMDMYSYRFMRENPTVPVVGLRYFNVYGPRETHKGKMASMVLQLTVQILKGKRPRLFKWGEQKRDFVYVMDCVEANIRGAFSERSGIVNVGTGRARSFNEVVEIIKKTLGVDAETEYFDNPYDFYQNYTEADLTETKEILGWYPQTQIEEGIPLYVQWIKENVNWEKLPY, from the coding sequence ATGAGGGTTCTTGTTACGGGAGGAGCCGGCTTTGTAGGTTCAAACTTGGTTTTGGAGCTCCAAAAAAGATTCCCTGACTGGGAAGTTTTTGTCCTTGACGACTTCTCTTCCGGTTACTTTAAAAACTTGGTTGACTTTAGAGGGGAAACGATAACAGGTTCAATAACTGAGAGGGAAACTGTAGAAAGGTTGAAGAAGTACAGGTTTGATGTAATCTTCCATCAGGCTGCAAACGTCGATACAACAGATACAAACCAGAGAAGAATGATGGAAGTTAACTGTGAGGCCTTTAAGGAGCTCCTCGAAGTTGTAAGGGAGTCCAAGGGGAGGATAGTCTACGCCTCATCAGCTGCCGTTTACGGAAATACTCCTCCTCCCATGAAGGTAAATGAGGGACTAAAGCCTGAAAACGTCTACGGTTTTTCAAAGCTCTCTATGGACATGTACTCTTACAGGTTTATGAGGGAAAACCCAACCGTTCCCGTTGTAGGGCTCAGATACTTCAACGTTTACGGTCCAAGGGAAACCCATAAGGGGAAAATGGCAAGTATGGTTCTCCAGCTTACAGTCCAGATACTAAAGGGGAAAAGACCGAGGCTGTTTAAGTGGGGAGAACAGAAGAGGGATTTTGTTTACGTTATGGACTGCGTTGAGGCAAACATAAGGGGAGCATTTTCTGAAAGGAGTGGAATTGTTAACGTTGGAACGGGAAGGGCAAGAAGTTTTAACGAAGTAGTAGAAATAATAAAGAAAACATTAGGCGTTGATGCTGAGACTGAGTACTTTGATAACCCCTACGACTTCTATCAAAACTATACAGAGGCCGATTTAACAGAGACGAAGGAGATATTGGGCTGGTATCCTCAAACTCAGATAGAGGAGGGAATTCCCCTCTACGTTCAGTGGATAAAGGAAAACGTCAATTGGGAAAAGCTCCCATACTGA
- a CDS encoding MerR family transcriptional regulator → MIDKDTPVYMISVVAKIAGVHPQTLRFYENEGLIKPSRTEGKTRLYSERDLLRIKRIVSLTRKKGVNVAGTHLILNLEDDLENLFNEISKRIDEETKKLLISILEELNFSELDKERILEILKK, encoded by the coding sequence GTGATTGATAAGGATACTCCCGTTTACATGATAAGTGTTGTTGCAAAAATTGCTGGTGTCCACCCCCAGACTCTCAGGTTTTACGAAAACGAAGGTCTCATAAAACCCTCAAGAACCGAGGGAAAAACGAGACTCTACTCTGAAAGGGACCTGTTAAGGATAAAGAGAATTGTTTCTCTTACCCGTAAAAAGGGCGTTAACGTTGCAGGAACCCATCTAATACTAAATCTTGAGGACGATTTAGAAAACCTATTTAACGAAATTTCCAAGAGGATTGATGAGGAAACAAAAAAGCTCCTCATATCAATCTTAGAGGAGCTCAACTTCAGTGAGCTTGATAAGGAGAGAATTTTAGAAATCCTAAAAAAATAG